In Cucurbita pepo subsp. pepo cultivar mu-cu-16 chromosome LG04, ASM280686v2, whole genome shotgun sequence, the following are encoded in one genomic region:
- the LOC111792250 gene encoding hexokinase-3-like, producing MMERKLVFGVAVGVAVGACVVAAIVVGRRVKSRSKWKRVVRVLEEFEVAGDTPVRRLRQVVDAMAVEMHAGLASEGGSKLKMLLTYVDNLPNGSEKGTFYALDLGGTNFRVLRVHLGGQRSLSLEHDVERQPIPEHLMTGTSEDLFDFIASSLKDFVEKADDPDRLAARRKELGFTFSFPVKHASASSGVLIKWTKGFSIEDMVGQDAAELLQQAIDRIGLDMRVSVLINDTVGTLAVGHYQDPDTVAAVIIGTGTNACYLERTDAIIKCQGLLTTSGSMVINMEWGNFWTSHLPRTTYDIDLDADSPNPNEQGFEKMISGMYLGDIVRRVILRISQESDVLGPASTRLLMPFILRTPSMAAMHEDSSPDLTEVARILEDILEITDTPLKVRKLVVKICDIVTRRAARLAAAGIVGILKKIGRDGSSGIAGGRSRTDVKLRRTVAIEGSLYTSYTMFREYLHEALVEILGEEIAPHVILKATEDGSGIGAALLAASYSS from the exons ATGATGGAGAGGAAGTTGGTGTTTGGCGTGGCGGTCGGCGTGGCGGTGGGGGCTTGTGTGGTGGCGGCGATTGTGGTGGGACGGAGAGTGAAGAGTAGGAGTAAGTGGAAGAGAGTGGTTAGGGTTTTGGAAGAGTTTGAGGTGGCTGGTGATACTCCTGTGAGGAGATTGAGGCAAGTGGTTGATGCTATGGCGGTTGAAATGCATGCTGGATTAGCCTCTGAAGGTGGTTCTAAGCTTAAAATGCTACTCACATATGTCGATAATCTGCCTAATGG GAGCGAGAAGGGAACCTTTTATGCTCTGGATCTTGGGGGCACTAATTTTAGGGTGTTGAGAGTTCATCTGGGTGGCCAGAGGTCTCTTAGTTTGGAACATGATGTGGAGCGGCAGCCAATTCCCGAACATTTAATGACTGGCACTAGCGAG GAtctctttgattttattgCTTCGTCGCTGAAGGATTTCGTCGAGAAAGCTGATGATCCTGATCGGTTGGCAGCTAGAAGAAAGGAACTTGGATTTACATTTTCCTTTCCTGTTAAACATGCATCTGCTTCATCTGGGGTGTTGATTAAATGGACTAAAGGATTTTCCATTGAAGACATG GTTGGACAAGATGCTGCAGAATTGTTACAACAAGCAATTGATAGGATTGGACTGGATATGAGGGTATCGGTACTG ATTAACGACACTGTGGGAACGTTAGCTGTTGGTCACTATCAAGATCCCGACACCGTTGCCGCAGTTATAATTGGCACTGGCACGAATGCTTGCTATCTTGAACGTACTGATGCCATTATTAAATGCCAGGGGCTCCTTACAACATCTGGGAGCATG GTCATCAACATGGAATGGGGAAACTTTTGGACTTCTCATTTACCAAGAACTACTTACGATATCGATTTGGATGCGGATAGCCCCAATCCCAACGAGCAG GGCTTTGAGAAAATGATATCGGGTATGTATCTTGGCGATATCGTTAGAAGAGTGATTCTGAGGATATCACAAGAATCTGATGTTCTAGGCCCTGCTTCTACCAGGTTATTGATGCCCTTCATTTTGAG AACACCATCGATGGCTGCGATGCACGAGGATAGCTCCCCAGATTTAACAGAAGTAGCACGGATTTTAGAAGACATCTTGGAG ATCACTGATACACCCTTAAAGGTTCGAAAGCTGGTAGTGAAAATATGCGACATTGTGACACGACGAGCTGCTCGCTTGGCAGCCGCTGGTATTGTGGGCATCCTGAAGAAGATAGGGCGAGACGGGAGCAGTGGAATCGCTGGAGGAAGAAGTAGAACCGACGTCAAACTTAGACGAACAGTTGCAATTGAGGGAAGTTTATACACAAGCTATACAATGTTCAGAGAATATCTACATGAAGCTTTGGTTGAAATACTGGGAGAGGAGATAGCCCCACACGTAATTTTAAAGGCGACCGAAGATGGGTCGGGTATCGGAGCAGCACTACTTGCAGCTTCCTATTCATCGTAG
- the LOC111794083 gene encoding THUMP domain-containing protein 1 homolog has product MAAENKPSTAGKKRKQRYRPNNKPVKKKGHYPLRPGVQGFFITCDGGRERQASIEAINVIDSFFDEFVHGKGSGVKLTELADKPLNKKIKFSDSESSGSDDDDDGEEEEEEVGDENEDENKEVPEEESKSKSPKEQNDPCNENKTTDVPDTHQGDIVATESRTEEKSNDNEKDIKCPEVPSEEVEEPPKKKHCIEADASKSIVKEKEKSIDQLIEAELQELGDKSKRRFFNLDSGCNGVVFIQMRKNDGEPGPEAVVQHMMTSIASTRKHISRFILRVLPVEVACYASVEEISRAIKPLIEKNFPVESQSPKKFAVLYEARSNTGIDRATIINTVAKAVPEPHKVDLNNPEKTIVVEIVKTICLIGVVEKYKELSKYNLRQLTSRKQ; this is encoded by the exons ATGGCCGCTGAGAACAAACCCTCCACCGCCGGCAAGAAACGGAAGCAGCGCTATCGTCCCAACAAT AAACcagtgaagaagaagggcCATTACCCGTTACGCCCTGGAGTCCAAGGTTTCTTTATCACCTGCGATGGCGGCCGAGAGCGTCAAGCCTCCATTGAAGCTATCAATGTTATCGACTCT TTTTTTGACGAGTTCGTCCATGGAAAGGGTTCTGGCGTGAAGCTGACAGAATTAGCTGATAAAcctttaaacaaaaaaattaagttttcaGATTCTGAATCTTCTGGttctgatgatgatgatgatggggaagaggaggaggaggaggtggggGATGAGAACGAGGACGAGAACAAGGAGGTTCCCGAGGAAGAAAGCAAGTCTAAGTCTCCTAAGGAGCAAAATGATCCTTgcaatgaaaacaaaacaacggATGTTCCAGATACTCATCAAGGGGACATTGTAGCCACCGAAAGTCGAACGGAGGAAAAATCAAATGACAATGAAAAGGATATAAAGTGTCCAGAAGTTCCATCGGAGGAAGTTGAGGAGCCACCGAAAAAGAAACACTGCATTGAAGCAGATGCATCAAAAAGTATTGTtaaggagaaggagaaatcCATTGATCAATTGATTGAAGCTGAACTTCAGGAACTGGGAGATAAAAGCAAG AGACGTTTTTTCAACCTTGATTCGGGGTGCAATGGTGTTGTCTTTATCCAAATGCGGAAGAACGATGGAGAACCTGGTCCTGAGGCTGTTGTGCAGCATATGATGACATCTATTGCTTCAACAAGGAAACACATATCGAG GTTCATACTTAGAGTACTGCCTGTTGAAGTGGCATGCTATGCTTCAGTGGAGGAGATCTCCAGGGCAATAAAGCCTCTAATAGAAAAGAACTTTCCTGTTGAAAGTCAGAGTCCTAAAAAG TTTGCAGTATTATACGAGGCCCGTTCAAATACTGGCATTGACAGGGCAACTATAATTAATACTGTAGCAAAAGCTGTTCCCGAGCCTCATAAAGTTGATTTGAACAATCCTGAAAAAACCATTGTGGTTGAGATTGTCAAG ACAATTTGCTTGATTGGAGTAGTGGAGAAGTACAAGGAGTTATCCAAGTACAACCTAAGGCAGCTGACATCAAGAAAGCAATAG
- the LOC111792363 gene encoding protein TRAUCO-like: MDSLRSNYRDEDDEGDSIRAAEIDPLDPSDPPLDVNLTEPPNGTRQHPPDASEEISEEEPASDDTKSAKLTKSPGNDDGEEGPTPKKQKQLSSLNKPAGEEKSPLPASTTAAKNNRSASGNVAPKKSKKKNNNVWATKSSRKGKKKNKANNNHNAPTEDPVLITPVPRFSDKGDDNSSMQICLSKVYKAEKVELSDDRMSGGSTKGYRMVRATRGVEEGAWYFEIKVVSLGETGHTRLGWSMEKGDLQAPVGYDGNSFGYRDIDGSKVHKALREKYGEEGYKEGDVLGFYINLPDGASYAPKSPHYVWYKGQRYICAPEGKEEPPKVVPGSEISFFKNGVCQGVAFTDLNGGRYYPAASMYTQPNQPNCVVKFNFGPDFEFFPEDFQGRRLPQPMVEVPYHGFDKQVENGEKNTVVAK; this comes from the exons ATGGATTCCCTCCGTTCCAATTACagagatgaagatgatgaaggcGACTCCATTCGCGCCGCTGAGATCGACCCACTTGACCCTTCTGATCCGCCATTGGATGTGAATCTAACCGAGCCCCCGAACGGTACCAGACAACACCCACCCGATGCCTCTGAAGAAATCTCCGAAGAAGAACCCGCCTCCGATGACACAAAATCCGCTAAATTGACGAAGTCCCCTGGGAATGACGACGGCGAAGAAGGCCCGACTCCGAAAAAGCAGAAGCAGTTGTCTTCGCTTAACAAACCTGCAGGGGAGGAGAAATCGCCATTGCCGGCATCCACAACGGCGGCTAAGAACAACAGGTCAGCTAGTGGCAATGTTGCACCAAAGaaatcgaagaagaagaataataatGTTTGGGCTACTAAATCGAGCCGGaaggggaaaaagaagaacaaagctaATAACAATCACAATGCCCCCACTGAGGATCCTGTTTTGATCACTCCAGTTCCAAGGTTCTCCGATAAAGGAGACGACAATTCCAGTATGCAAATATGTTTGTCAAAAGTGTACAAGGCGGAGAAAGTTGAATTGAGTGATGACAGAATGAGTGGTGGTAGTACAAAGGGGTATAGAATGGTGAGAGCTACTAGAGGGGTGGAGGAAGGGGCATGGTATTTTGAAATCAAGGTTGTAAGCTTGGGGGAGACCGGGCATACTCGGCTCGGATGGTCGATGGAGAAAGGGGACTTGCAGGCGCCGGTCGGGTACGATGGGAATAGTTTTGGATACAGAGATATTGATGGAAGTAAGGTGCATAAGGCTTTAAGGGAGAAATATGGAGAGGAGGGATATAAGGAAGGTGATGTTCTTGGTTTTTATATCAATTTGCCTGATGGGGCTTCATATGCGCCCAAGTCACCGCACTATGTTTGGTATAAGGGGCAGAGGTACATTTGTGCTCCTGAAGGGAAAGAGGAGCCTCCTAAAGTAGTTCCTG GAAGCGAGATTTCGTTCTTCAAAAACGGAGTATGCCAAGGGGTTGCGTTTACAGATCTGAACGGAGGTCGCTATTATCCTGCAGCCTCAATGTACACTCAACCGAATCAACCAAATTGTGTTGTCAAGTTCAACTTCGGCCCTGATTTCGAATTCTTTCCAGAGGACTTTCAAGGTCGTCGTTTGCCACAACCCATGGTCGAAGTACCTTACCACGGATTCGACAAACAAGTCGAAAACGGAGAGAAAAATACAGTAGTCGCCAAGTAA
- the LOC111793957 gene encoding NAD(H) kinase 1-like, translating into MAPSKFNSAGEGNFSGPMADNGLFNANSLLNSEKAVQELIERSPLMETDDHLIEFSEALRTVAKALRKAAEGKAASQAEAAEWKRKFELERTRNLQLEHKGLSPVECNGHNNKRSRILSPQATEQTEWCCGSNGICSHEILQDRDIDSISQMASKKYTRKAPFKLSWCCNGEHSDRHKHDVVSFEKGNITTAERSSRQISLKWESQPQTVLILTKPNSISVRILCFEMVRWLREHKGLHIYVEPRVKSELLTESDYYNFVHTWKDDKEIMLLHTKVDLVVTLGGDGTVLWAASMFKGPVPPLVPFSLGSLGFMTPFHSEHYKECLDSVLKGPISITLRHRLQCHVIRDAARNEYETEEPILVLNEVTIDRGISSYLTNLECYCDSSFVTCVQGDGLILSTTSGSTAYSLAAGGSMVHPQVPGILFTPICPHSLSFRPLIFPEYVTIRIQVPFNSRGHAWASFDGKDRKQLAAGDALVCSMALWPVPTACQADSTNDFLRSIHDGLHWNLRKTQSFDGPRDT; encoded by the exons ATGGCTCCCAGCAAGTTCAATTCCGCt GGAGAAGGAAACTTTTCTGGCCCAATGGCGGATAATGGTTTATTTAATGCAAATTCTCTGTTGAATTCTGAGAAGGCTGTCCAGGAGCTTATTGAACGGTCTCCATTAATGGAGACTGATGATCACCTTATTGAGTTTTCAGAGGCCTTGAGAA CTGTTGCAAAAGCATTACGAAAGGCAGCTGAGGGAAAGGCTGCTTCACAGGCTGAGGCAGCTGAATGGAAGCGTAAATTTGAACTGGAGAGGACTAGAAATCTTCAACTCGAGCATAAAG GGCTGTCACCAGTAGAATGCAATGGTCATAATAATAAGAGGTCAAGGATTCTAAGCCCACAAGCCACGGAGCAAACAGAATGGTGTTGTGGATCAAATGGAATATGTTCTCATGAAATTCTCCAAGATCGGGACATCGATTCTATTTCTCAGATGGCGTCTAAAAAATATACGAGAAAG GCaccatttaaactttcatggtGCTGCAATGGTGAGCATAGTGATCGGCACAAGCACGATGTTGTCTCCTTTGAGAAAGGAAACATAACGACTGCAGAGCGTAGCAGTAGACAG ATTTCTTTGAAGTGGGAATCTCAACCTCAGACCGTGCTTATATTGACCAAACCAAACTCAATATCGGTTCGAATTCTTTGTTTTGAGATGGTCAG ATGGTTGAGAGAGCATAAAGGTCTTCACATTTATGTTGAGCCACGTGTCAAAAGCGAGCTTCTGACAGAGTCTGACTACTACAATTTTGTACATACATGGAAAGACG ACAAGGAGATTATGCTCCTCCACACGAAAGTTGATCTCGTGGTTACTCTTGGTGGAGATGGAACTGTACTTTGG GCAGCATCAATGTTTAAAGGACCAGTTCCTCCACTTGTTCCGTTTTCTTTAGGGTCTCTTGGTTTCATGACTCCTTTTC ACAGTGAGCATTACAAAGAATGCTTGGATTCAGTTCTAAAGGGTCCAATTAGTATCACATTGCGACACCGACTACAGTGCCATGTTATTCGAGATGCAGCAAGAAACGAATACGAAACTGAAGAACCTATACTCGTGCTGAATGAGGTTACAATTGATCGTGGAATATCATCGTACCTTACGAATTTGGAATGTTATTGTGACAGTTCCTTTGTAACTTGTGTCCAAGGGGATGGGCTGATTCTATCAACAACTTCTGGCAGCACAGCATACTCATTGGCTGCTGGGGGATCAATGGTTCATCCTCAG GTTCCCGGCATTCTATTTACTCCGATATGCCCACACTCCTTATCGTTTCGACCCTTGATATTTCCAGAATACGTAACAATACGTATACAAGTACCTTTCAATAGCAGGGGGCATGCATGGGCATCCTTCGACGGGAAGGACAGGAAACAATTGGCAGCAGGAGATGCACTTGTATGCAGCATGGCACTTTGGCCAGTGCCTACAGCGTGCCAGGCAGACTCGACGAACGACTTCTTGCGCAGCATTCACGATGGCCTTCATTGGAATCTAAGAAAAACACAGTCTTTCGATGGACCTCGAGATACATGA
- the LOC111792955 gene encoding uncharacterized protein LOC111792955 — translation MSSPPPISSTIANFQPKLSSITLGNVCKVVAVSGLALFTLYVFVFSPPNYQLSDFLTTLKQKFPINNPSSPSSSSLPPADPPTNISHIVFSIVGSMNTWKYKRHYSESWWRPNVTRGHVFFERPPSGEFLPWSNLSAPFRVNEDISRFGVYPKIRWRDQVRIFRTVMESFREGGPNARWYVMTDDDTIIFVDNLVKTLGKYDDKKPWYIGMNSECVKSNFDFSYDMAFGGAGYALSYPLAALVSKRLDGCIERYPYLRVSDQMLFQCLSDLGFSITHEKGFHQVDLRGDASGFLSYHPQTPLLSLHHIDLINPIFPNMDRPAAINHLMKAGAVDQSRLLQQTICYHRPLNWSFSMSWGYSAHIYEAIMARNYLKRPLETFAPFERTKAPVFMFNTRWGVLDNPCEAPHVLYFESIESDREDRIVTTYMRKWARNLPPCAVYGNHSAESVSKIRVFSSAKVPLEAGGVECCDVRMVDMNVTEVSYRPCYHGEVMA, via the exons ATGTCTTCTCCACCACCTATCAGCTCCACCATTGCCAATTTTCAACCCAAGCTTTCTTCCATAACTCTTGGAAATGTCTGCAAAGTTGTGGCAGTTTCAGGGCTTGCCTTGTTCACTCTctatgtttttgtgttttcacCTCCAAATTACCAACTTTCTGATTTCCTTACTACCctcaaacaaaaatttccGATTAACAATCCGTCGTCACCGTCATCGTCGTCGCTCCCACCCGCTGATCCTCCGACCAACATTTCCCATATCGTGTTTAGCATCGTTGGCTCAATGAACACATGGAAGTACAAGAGACATTATAGTGAGTCGTGGTGGCGACCCAATGTAACTCGTGGTCATGTCTTCTTTGAACGGCCACCTTCTGGTGAGTTCCTACCGTGGTCGAACTTGTCTGCTCCATTTCGGGTCAACGAAGATATCTCACGCTTTGGTGTGTACCCTAAAATTAGATGGCGAGACCAG GTGAGGATCTTTCGAACTGTGATGGAGTCGTTTAGAGAAGGTGGCCCGAATGCGAGGTGGTACGTGatgactgacgacgatacgatAATATTTGTGGATAATTTGGTGAAGACTTTGGGAAAGTATGATGACAAGAAGCCTTGGTACATTGGGATGAACTCAGAGTGTGTGAAATCTAACTTTGATTTCTCCTATGATATGGCTTTTGGAGGAGCTGGCTATGCTTTGAGTTACCCACTTGCTGCTTTGGTATCAAAAAGGTTGGATGGTTGCATTGAGAGATACCCTTATTTGAGGGTTAGTGATCAAATGTTGTTCCAATGTTTGTCGGATTTGGGATTCTCAATTACTCACGAAAAGGGGTTTCATCAG GTCGATCTCCGAGGCGACGCATCAGGCTTTCTCTCGTACCATCCACAAACCCCTCTCCTCTCCCTCCACCACATAGACCTCATCAATCCCATTTTCCCGAACATGGACCGCCCCGCCGCCATCAACCACCTAATGAAGGCGGGGGCGGTCGACCAGTCCCGCCTCCTACAACAAACCATCTGCTACCACCGCCCCTTAAACTGGAGCTTCTCAATGTCATGGGGCTACTCAGCTCACATCTATGAAGCCATAATGGCTAGAAACTATTTGAAGAGACCATTGGAGACATTTGCACCATTTGAACGAACTAAGGCTCCGGTTTTCATGTTCAACACAAGGTGGGGTGTGCTTGATAACCCTTGTGAAGCTCCCCATGTGCTGTACTTCGAGTCGATTGAGAGCGATCGAGAGGATAGAATCGTGACCACTTATATGAGGAAGTGGGCTCGTAATCTTCCTCCTTGTGCTGTTTATGGGAACCATTCAGCTGAATCAGTCTcaaagattagggttttttcaTCTGCAAAGGTCCCTTTGGAG